GAGATCCCAAGCTGTGAGCGATCCCGCAGCGGCCGTCGGGCGGGCGGACCTTCCTCGACGGTACGGATTCAGGCGGTCACCGAGCGGGAGCCGGCGGGGCGACGGGCGCGCAGCGCGGTGTCGACCGCCCACGCGCCGGGGCCGAACACGGCGATCAGCAGGAACGACCAGCAGAACAGGACGGCCAGCTCACCGCCGTTGCGCAGCGGAAGCAGCGCGTCGGGCTGGTGCACCACGAAGTACGCGTAGGCCATCGAGCCGGACGCCAGCAGGGCAGCCGCCCGGGTCAACAGCCCGACGAGCACCAGCCCGCCGCAGACCGCCTGGATCAGCGCGGCCCACCACCCCGGCCACTCGCCGAGCGGGACCGCCTCGCCGGTGCCACGGCTGCCACCGAGCACCCCGAGCAGCGAGGCCAGGCCGTGACA
The sequence above is drawn from the Micromonospora sp. M71_S20 genome and encodes:
- a CDS encoding DoxX family protein, translating into MFADRIGGPALSLFRAVVGLLFLCHGLASLLGVLGGSRGTGEAVPLGEWPGWWAALIQAVCGGLVLVGLLTRAAALLASGSMAYAYFVVHQPDALLPLRNGGELAVLFCWSFLLIAVFGPGAWAVDTALRARRPAGSRSVTA